The Pseudanabaena sp. PCC 6802 genomic interval TGGCTTACCTCGGATAATGCGATCGACCTTTAAGCATCTTTACATCAAATTTATTAAAGAGCCAATCAGTGCCTACGCCCGAACCTAGCTCCAAGCAACTTCCCACTTTATTAGTTGTAGAAGATGCCCCAGATAACCTGGCATTGATCGAGCAGATCTTTGACGGTTCAGATTACATCATTCAGTCGGCACACGATGGTATGGCTGCGATGGCGTGGTTAGAACAAAACATGCCAGACTTGATCCTGCTCGATCTGTCGTTACCAGCGATGGATGGTTGGGAAGTTGCCCGCCGCCTCAAAGCCGACGATCGCACGAAAGATATTCCCATTGTGGCAATTACTGCAAATGCGATGTTGGGCGATAAAGAAGCGGCGATCGCGGCAGGCTGCGACGACTATTTACCCAAACCCCTGGATATCGAGCAACTAGAAAATCGCGTCACGTATTGGCTGAGTAGATCGAGCGATCTAAACAAAGCTCGTTGACTCGTAGAAAATAGGCATTTGCCTTCACCCTTCCTGTATCCTCGTCAATCCATTGTTTCCGTAATAGTGCTCGATAAGCGGTGGCATTATCTGGTAGAGGGGCGAACTGGCTCATACTTGATTCAACCATTCCAACCACTGCAAGAGAATAGAGCTTGTCACTTCTCGTTCTATTGCATAATTGTTGCCTAACTCGTGATAAAGATAGGCTTGCTGGTCGGCGCGAGCAGGACAAATCAACCTGACTTCGCATTCTGGTTCTAACCTGCTCCATATCAGGCGAATGCTGCCTTGCTCATCTGTAGAAACCGATGCTTTGGGGAAGCGATCGCCCATTGCATCATAAGCCTCTACCACAAATCGCATTGCTAGCTTAAACGCAGCTTGACTTGGTTGTAGAATGCCATACTCATCTACCTCATCCTCTTCTAAGAGAGCGACGAGGCGTTTCAACGTCACTGTAATTGAACTACTGGATGGTTTTGTCGATTGAGCAATTGTCATATATAGCTATAGTCAACAGGCTTAGGACGGGGTGCAGGGGTTTCACCCCTGCGTGGGGGCGCAGCCCCCACACCCCCTGTCCTAACAGATCTGTCTATAGCTATAACATTAAGCCACATTGCAAATGGTATTTCACTTACTCATTTTCTAACTCTAAACATGCCAAAAGCGGATGTGTAGCCGTGCAAAAAGGTCGTACCGCCTACCGGCCCAATTTCTCCGCTACAGAAAAACCCGCCTACCGGGATGTTACCCATATATTTGCCGAATAGGGCGGAGTCAAAATTAGGCTTGCCATATAGCCGTTCTCCCCTCCCCAAGCAGGAAAACATCACAGCCGCACTGGGTGGGTTGGCACCAACCTGATTGTGGTAGCGGGTCAGTGCCTCTTCTAGATCTTCTTCGGAAGCTTTTGCATCCCGCAAATGCAACTGGATTCTCTGCCCGGGACGCATGCGATCGCCAACCGCAATCGCCCCAGTTTTAGGATCGACACCAATAATATTGCGAATGAGGAAGTCGCCTTGCTCGGGCATAAGTTTAAATTCATTCATCACCACGCCAATAAATAGCGAGTGCTGCGCCAGATCGCGATCGCTTGGGCTAAGCTCGCTAACCACATCTTGCAGTACTTCTAAGGGCGATTTATCGTCGAGTGCCAAAATAATATTGCGATCGCAGTCCGATACTTGTAAAGTCTGTCCGATAGGGCGGCATCCCTGCGCCACTACGGCATCAATTGTAATATCACCTTGTAAAGCTACCCCCACCAGACCTTGCCGATGCAACTTATAGTTGCCATTGCGATCGCTGCAAAACAGGGCATTGGCACCAAGACCGCCGCTGCTACCCAATCCCCCCACCTTGACGGCGCTAGGGTAGGCAAAATCAAGACCGCGCAAGAAATCAGTAATGGGGAAAGAGAAAGGATCGCCGAGGATCACAAAGCTAGGCTGTTCTCTCGGATCAGCACCGATTAGTGCTTGCCACGTATCCGGTGGGCTGTCTAGATCCGGTAATTCTTCCTCAACAATATGAAATGTCTCGATCTCCACATTTGGCAGGCTGGCGACCAGTAGTGACAGGGCTGGGAGCTGTTCCAGTTCCTGACCGTCGCCAACAATGCCGCCCCCCGAACAACCAACCAGATGCTTAATGTTAATTTTTTCTGCAACTAAAGGCAGCAAGCGGGGATATTCACTGGTAAAGGTATTAGAGACAAACAGAATACCCAAGTCCGGCGATCGCCCCTCTAAGCCACTCAGAACCTGCTGAGTAACCTCCTGTACGGCAGCTTCTAGAGATACTCTTGTAGATAGGCTACCAACCCATTTCATATACCCGTCCTTGCCAATTCTGCTAAAGTCAAACTGTGTTGTAAAGATTCGATAAGTCGCTGTGTAGCGAAGTCCTGTATCTTAAAAGAATATATAAGACCGACTCAAAAAACAAAAAATTAAGGGAGCAATTTTTATGCAAGATGCCGTAACATCTCTGATTGGCAACTACGATGCTATAGGCCGTTATTTTGACCGCAATGCGCTCGATCGCCTGCAATCCTATTTTGGCACTGGTGCTGCCCGTTTAAAAGCTGCATCGGTAATTACAGCTAATGCTTCTTCTATTGTGCGCCAAGCTGCCTCAAAGCTATTTGAGATCGTGCCAGATCTAATTGCTGCGGGGGGCAATGCTTATACAACTCGCCGCTATGCTGCTTGCTTGCGGGATATGGACTACTACCTACGCTATGCCAGCTATGCCTTAGTCGCTGGTAGTAATGACGTACTCGATGAAAGAGTTTTACAAGGATTGCGGGATACCTATAGTGCCTTAGGGGTGCCAATTGGTCCTACGGTGCGGAGCATTCAAATTATGAAAGATTTGGCGATGGAGTTAGCTGGTGAAAATGCGGATTGGTTGGCCGAACCATTTGACTACATGAGCCGCGAGCTAAGCGAAAAGAATGTTTAGGCCATAGCTATAGCTATAAGAATGCTGCTGTTTTTATAATTCTTTACAATGTATCTGGGGTAAGTGTTGCACTTGCCCCATGTTTGTACGTGCATTTTCAGGTTTAATATAGCCATAGATAGATCTGTTAGGACAGGGGGGTGTGGGGGCTGCGCCCCCACGCAGGGGAGGCAGGGCGGTCTTGGGGGTTCCCCGCTAGAGCCACTGCCGTGTAGAACCCCTGCACCCCGTCCTAAGCCTGTTGGCTATAGCTATAGATGCAATAAATGCAATAAATGCGCTAATTTCCGCTAATATTCAAAGCAAATTGCTGAGATTGCTGAGAGGCAGTAATTATGAGACAGACTAAACCTAAATTTCCTGGTATGTCTGTACTAACCCTTTTAGTTGGCTATGGTACGTTCGGGTGGCTCTTGGCCATCTATGGTGCCGATTGGCGCGTTTGGACAATTACTGGCGCGATCGCGTTTGGCATTGAGTGGTTTTTAGCATTGGTATGGGCTGTAGCAGCGATTTTGCTCATCTTTGCGGCTAAACCTCATGCCTTAGCCTTAGCGATCGGCATTAGCTTGATCTGGGCTTTACTAATGTATGTCGCCAGAATTGAAGTGCGAGCTTTTAGTAACAATAAAATCGAGAGTTTCTTTACCTTGGCACTAATTGCCGGTCTGGGTATGGCTCTGGGTTGGTTTACCGACAACACGTTTTTCCCCAGCATTGGCAAGGCGATCTTGAAAGTAGGGCAATAATTGTAGCGACTTCTGCATATTTCGATTTCTGGTTCTTTGTTTCGTTAGAGCACCCTTAAAGAAGTTTTAGAGGTTTTTATGATCGACCTCATTGAGTCTATTGTCAGTAGCAATGAGAAAAAAGATTTTCAACAATTTTTGCACCAGCTCAGACAACAGGAAAAACGCTACTGGCTGCGAAATGACATCTTGACAGCGTTTAACGAGTATTGCAGCCGTCTGGACAAGCCCGAACCGTTTTGCCGATCGTCTAATTTAGGACAACTGATCTATTACACCCAGGAAATTATCCTGGAGAGCGAGTGTTTTTGTTTGGTAGTGCGACCCAAGATTGCAACCCAGCAGACTTTTCGCCTGACGGACGATCTGGCCTACGAGCCAATGACCGTCCAGGAGTTATTAGATTTGCGCGATCGCCTGGTCAACTGCTACCACCCTGAAGAGGGAGACCTGCTGGAATTAGACTTCCAGCCCTTTTACGACTACAGTCCCGTAATTCGAGATCCCAAAAACATTGGCAAGGGCGTGCAGTTCCTCAACCGCTACCTCTCTAGCAAGCTTTTTCAGGCCGAGCAATCAGGCGAGAAATGGCTGGAGGCAGCCTTTAAGTTCCTGAGCCTGCATCATTACAATGGCTTCCAATTGTTGATTAACGATCGCATTCGCAACCAACGGCAGCTATCCGATCGCGTCAAGGCAGCTCTGG includes:
- a CDS encoding response regulator, which codes for MPTPEPSSKQLPTLLVVEDAPDNLALIEQIFDGSDYIIQSAHDGMAAMAWLEQNMPDLILLDLSLPAMDGWEVARRLKADDRTKDIPIVAITANAMLGDKEAAIAAGCDDYLPKPLDIEQLENRVTYWLSRSSDLNKAR
- a CDS encoding FIST N-terminal domain-containing protein codes for the protein MKWVGSLSTRVSLEAAVQEVTQQVLSGLEGRSPDLGILFVSNTFTSEYPRLLPLVAEKINIKHLVGCSGGGIVGDGQELEQLPALSLLVASLPNVEIETFHIVEEELPDLDSPPDTWQALIGADPREQPSFVILGDPFSFPITDFLRGLDFAYPSAVKVGGLGSSGGLGANALFCSDRNGNYKLHRQGLVGVALQGDITIDAVVAQGCRPIGQTLQVSDCDRNIILALDDKSPLEVLQDVVSELSPSDRDLAQHSLFIGVVMNEFKLMPEQGDFLIRNIIGVDPKTGAIAVGDRMRPGQRIQLHLRDAKASEEDLEEALTRYHNQVGANPPSAAVMFSCLGRGERLYGKPNFDSALFGKYMGNIPVGGFFCSGEIGPVGGTTFLHGYTSAFGMFRVRK
- the apcB gene encoding allophycocyanin subunit beta — its product is MQDAVTSLIGNYDAIGRYFDRNALDRLQSYFGTGAARLKAASVITANASSIVRQAASKLFEIVPDLIAAGGNAYTTRRYAACLRDMDYYLRYASYALVAGSNDVLDERVLQGLRDTYSALGVPIGPTVRSIQIMKDLAMELAGENADWLAEPFDYMSRELSEKNV